The proteins below come from a single Chryseobacterium capnotolerans genomic window:
- a CDS encoding SH3 domain-containing protein, translating into MMKNLIVFSLVFLSLLISCKNDQPKKIVEKMQTIKIFFFLYSFLFCFTSCDGQKSKNSTCSVDNAIKTINSLPEVQKQSEFVDSLSKSRQHLSFMTDTIKYNNKQYYRIKTGFSGQFHWETYTIFYVDKNNCKSVMVDETISGDIITLEKWRNLNKKNKIITSSRPVDNIEFSALFNEGTVIKFTPQDLVKKSPEIQNFKQKLELYENENPLIEDFDNKNLSYLINNETFFDVQYYIDNSWLQYFITKYKVDVSKLNDLMNISIHQEDFNAVKLLADNGYIISKKDLNILIDTENNIKEKVQENKSDGYESYIISNSKINQISQYLKEKYSLNKIADPDGYTNLRKDKNTSSEVLQKVKSGEHIEVLDNTGDWFLVKTKEGKEGYIHKSRIK; encoded by the coding sequence ATGATGAAAAATTTAATAGTGTTTTCTTTAGTTTTTTTATCTCTACTCATATCATGTAAAAATGATCAGCCGAAAAAGATTGTAGAAAAGATGCAGACTATCAAAATATTCTTTTTTTTATATAGTTTTTTATTTTGTTTCACAAGCTGTGATGGACAAAAATCAAAAAACAGTACATGTTCAGTTGATAATGCTATAAAGACCATCAACTCATTACCTGAAGTTCAAAAACAGAGTGAATTTGTGGATTCTTTGTCAAAAAGTAGACAACATTTGTCGTTTATGACAGACACAATAAAATATAATAATAAACAATATTACAGAATAAAAACAGGTTTCAGTGGCCAATTTCATTGGGAAACCTATACTATTTTCTATGTTGATAAAAATAATTGTAAAAGTGTAATGGTTGATGAAACAATTTCAGGTGACATTATCACATTAGAGAAATGGAGAAATTTAAATAAAAAAAATAAAATAATTACATCAAGTAGGCCAGTAGATAATATAGAATTTTCAGCTCTTTTTAATGAAGGTACAGTAATAAAATTTACTCCTCAGGATTTAGTTAAAAAGTCCCCCGAAATTCAAAATTTTAAACAAAAACTTGAATTATACGAGAATGAGAATCCTTTAATAGAAGATTTTGACAATAAGAATTTATCATACTTGATTAATAATGAAACTTTTTTTGATGTACAATATTATATTGATAATAGTTGGTTACAATATTTTATTACTAAATATAAAGTTGATGTTTCAAAATTAAATGATTTAATGAATATTTCTATACATCAAGAAGACTTTAATGCAGTTAAATTGCTTGCTGATAATGGTTATATTATTTCAAAAAAAGACTTGAATATTCTAATTGATACAGAAAATAATATAAAAGAGAAGGTACAAGAAAATAAATCAGATGGATATGAAAGTTATATAATTTCAAATTCTAAAATAAACCAAATTTCACAATATTTAAAAGAAAAATATTCTCTAAACAAAATTGCTGACCCGGACGGCTATACCAATTTAAGAAAAGATAAAAACACTTCCTCAGAGGTTCTACAAAAAGTAAAATCAGGAGAACATATTGAGGTTTTAGATAATACTGGAGATTGGTTTTTAGTAAAAACAAAAGAAGGAAAAGAAGGATATATTCATAAAAGCAGGATAAAATAA
- a CDS encoding DUF4280 domain-containing protein has protein sequence MSENTSPHDGKYFVIQKGKAQCNQGNQFPQFKVTSHQKHYWNNKEGQADYLAVTEDDLQFTPSGPSFGQCKLKPSSGGYLPCAFAPAGKWQKTYEKTKVMNKSCVTELSELMCTTGGKITIKEHGQTAEITKRNVRNEDPKEQQNINPLLNYKEFQDEQEEDVNICE, from the coding sequence ATGTCAGAAAATACTTCCCCTCACGATGGTAAATATTTCGTGATCCAAAAAGGTAAAGCCCAGTGTAATCAAGGGAATCAATTTCCACAGTTTAAAGTAACCTCGCACCAAAAACATTATTGGAATAACAAAGAAGGACAAGCAGATTATTTAGCCGTTACGGAAGATGATCTACAATTCACACCATCTGGCCCTAGCTTTGGGCAGTGCAAGCTGAAACCAAGTTCAGGCGGTTATTTACCTTGTGCTTTTGCTCCTGCTGGAAAATGGCAAAAAACCTATGAGAAAACTAAAGTCATGAACAAAAGTTGTGTCACGGAACTTTCTGAACTCATGTGTACAACAGGAGGAAAAATCACCATAAAAGAACATGGACAAACTGCGGAGATAACTAAGCGGAATGTCAGAAATGAAGACCCTAAAGAGCAACAGAATATAAATCCACTGCTTAATTACAAAGAATTTCAGGATGAACAGGAAGAAGATGTAAACATCTGCGAATAA
- a CDS encoding MarR family winged helix-turn-helix transcriptional regulator: MGKLNSIIFYNIDKAIRAYRNYAQRQMKAHGFSITIDQWLIIKAILENPGITQNEIGDLVFKDNASVTRIIDLMVKSEYIKRHVHPDDRRKTNLEVTDSGKR; encoded by the coding sequence ATGGGAAAATTAAATTCAATTATATTCTACAATATAGATAAAGCGATCAGAGCCTATAGAAACTATGCACAACGCCAAATGAAAGCCCATGGTTTTAGTATAACCATCGATCAGTGGTTGATTATCAAAGCAATTCTGGAAAACCCCGGAATTACCCAGAATGAAATTGGTGATCTTGTTTTTAAGGACAATGCTTCTGTGACAAGAATTATTGATTTAATGGTAAAGTCTGAGTATATCAAAAGACATGTACATCCTGATGACCGTAGAAAAACCAATCTGGAAGTAACAGATTCCGGAAAAAGGTGA